cttaataatacctatttgatttaccgtttataaatgtgaaaaaaatacgtTAAAACTAACAATACTAAGCAAtcgtacatttatattttgtattccacAATGCGTTTAACCGCAAAGAAtaccaacaatttattttttgcaacGTTCTCGGTAAATAgcttccataatatattatcacgcgtatgtgattttattattcacatgatcgcatataatatgtcataagaACTTGTGCGGGTTAGATTGTTGCAGgtaaattgtaggtattaggtacgcCGTACGCCATACACCTCGTTATGCGGTTTTTACACACGAAACGTGACACATTTTGCCTCCCTGAAACCTATGTgtgctgtatataatatgtgtataaccgtatagtatatatacagtatatacctactatattatacactatttagATCGCGATGTATGgttgtattgttataaattataattattacaatggaCATCGTcttatatgcaatatatatataactttaagTAGCACAACAGCAAAACATACACAGACGTAGcacttaggtacctacaggctacaggtAGTAAGTACTATGATATTAGGTATGCCATGTTTTTTGCCGGGTGTAACCGTGTTTATATAACCGATAAAaccaaagtatattttatattattacaattaacaaatctgatttataattattttcattaaaaagtatagttttaattcttatttttggCAAGTATAAATTTTTAGCGCAAGGTTAATGGTTTAgtgttcattaaatataatagtataattattaattataataggtacatttcaaaaaatattaatgactacaatacaatcactatttttttaatattcaaaattcacTTAACTACAAAGAACAATGCAGTTTGTGTCGGCTACTTAAGTGTAAACCTCTTTTATGTTTTCAACgtgatacataaataaaacattaataaaattcaagtaTTCAACATTGATCTTGAAAATAGTTACGATTTAAAAACATCCGATGTATGTGAACttgaactataaatatatttaattggatTTGATGACAATGGGTAGAAAAATAATCATTGTTGCTGGCAATCGGTTTCTTTTTAGAAACAATACAAAACTTTTCTTTTCAATGTCAATAATAACtgacaataactaataagtgatcaaattttataaaaaaaatcaagcagttaattaacaattatataaatataattagtgaCATTCTACTCCACTCATCGAAACTATAAATCCTTATACTATAATTAACTCATCAAAGTTGAAATGTCGAAacctataatgttttttaaagcgTTAACGTTAACCCACGTGGTCACGTTATTGATCAAACGCTCTTCAGTCGATGTTCTTGGTTACATACGACTATAATACGAGTATCTATAATgacgtataggtataggtagtagaaaaatattccACATTGTGTTCTCGAGTTTTGGTCGTTTCGTTTAGAATGGATTCCGATTCGTTGGATTGGATATGGGGAGATTTTAATAACTCGCCTAATCTTGCCGAGTTGATTGAAGAAGTCGAAGACGATAACTACGTATTGTTTGATAGTAATGACGACGATAAATCAGACTCTAGTTCCGAATCAAGTTTCGATAATGATTGTTCGTTGTTAATCGGAGATAAGAGAACAGCACTAGAACTGAATGAAATAGTTAGCGATATCAAGAATCAATATGACGAAACGTTGTCCGAATTAGATTCGACGACTGATGGTGAACTCGAAGACGACAATCACAAATCTGTCGATCTACTTTACATCGATGCTCTGGAAGCAGTAAAAACTAACTTGTCGGATGTTGAACTAGAATGGTCGAATACATTGTATGAATATACTGTGAACGAGTAAGTGTcactaatagtataatattataatattactacctataggtattatattatattattgtttatatcgtTGTGGGGTAGGGTAGGAAACGTGGACTTATCGTTTATTTCTGCGTTGAAGTTATTTGAGTAGATATAAATGTAGATAGATGTTGTATCCGTGTAGGCAAGCTGTTGCATTCGTTGAAAATATTGTGAGAATGGCTATAGATACGACAACaagtaattatataactattttaacgttttatagGAAAAACGTACCAGAATCTTACACAAAAACTACAAGTATAGAAAAGCAGATAATTTTGTACgccaacaattttgttgaacaatttaaaataaaatatccgaaTAGAAGACAGTTGGTTTTAGTACTCCTAAATGAATGCGGTATACAGGTATGACAATAGGGATAAGAAATAAACAACTTAAAGACAACAAATGATggaatttatgattatatatcaTCTACTTTTGCCAAATAGTGAcgaaataattatgaaatacattttacgtACGTGATCATCGATTAtaagaattttagattctgagcggagccatgaaatatgaatgtattgattatacaatgCAGGgccgtatttgaacattttgtgcCCCGGGACAACACATTTTGCCAccccctaaaaaaatgtatttcttaaaatgtaaagtataactatttttttgtggCATAAATGCGGTCAGATTTGTTTTGGAAACCTCtatatttcaacgagttaatAACAATCAGTTTCAAGCAGAATTTGTCGGTCGGTcttagtttcaaagttatacaCTAGTCCGCGAGTTTGCGAATTTCCACccgttgggttttttttttaaattactttattaacaatacaatataaagtaaGTACAGTAATTAAATTCTGAAACATCTGATTCCACAAAAATGTTAAGGAAAAAAACTCgcatttacacaaaaaaaaaaatcaaatatgttatttttggtGTTTTAAGCTAAATAACAAGATTTTgtagttttaaagttttttaaccaTAACTTGCAAAGGAAATTTGACAGacttttttaaagtaccattATATTAAGCATacaaaacacacattttaaagaaaaaaaggtgggtaagtggatgtcgctctgctgtacagtaggttacaagtgggtcactgtataatggatagtattacatttgaattcaataatataatttcactgtataagaaaaacgattctgagcggagacggtttgtcagtctaggtattagacatacctattataggtatacttatctatagtattaaaaaaaaattgaccaataagtaggtatcaataataaattccaaattaatcatatcacaatatccattaggtaacgcgttatacatcaacaaaaaaccgtggtactatcatagatatataatagtgtactttagaagtttcaagtacccatgaatactATTAAACAAtcactacaaaataactaaaataattattccaggttttttaatatgtaatttcgtccaaatttgaacttaaaatgactataaaaataaactgtgctaatgtatttcttagaatttttggtaacaaagttaaatatttacgtggaatcttgttttaaattttcaatccttagatataaaagttgaacattttataattttttaactacaaaataattattcaattttaaatttgataaattttgtcaaaattttaccttcaaatgcttataaaaaataattttgcccgataatattatatcattgaattcaaatttagtaccatccattatacagtgacccacttagaacctactgtacagcagagcgaaatccacttacccacgtAACTTTTCCAGTTATGTATATAggcatatgaaattttcaatttttagattctgagcggagcgaggaagctagtagttttacaatggtgtatatttatttattttttatcctgtatacaaaatttctactagaANNNNNNNNNNNNNNNNNNNNNNNNNNNNNNNNNNNNNNNNNNNNNNNNNNNNNNNNNNNNNNNNNNNNNNNNNNNNNNNNNNNNNNNNNNNNNNNNNNNNNNNNNNNNNNNNNNNNNNNNNNNNNNNNNNNNNNNNNNNNNNNNNNNNNNNNNNNNNNNNNNNNNNNNNNNNNNNNNNNNNNNNNNNNNNNNNNNNNNNNNNNNNNNNNNNNNNNNNNNNNNNNNNNNNNNNNNNNNNNNNNNNNNNNNNNNNNNNNNNNNNNNNNNNNNNNNNNNNNNNNNNNNNNNNNNNNNNNNNNNNNNNNNNNNNNNNNNNNNNNNNNNNNNNNNNNNNNNNNNNNNNNNNNNNNNNNNNNNNNNNNNNNNNNNNNNNNNNNNNNNNNNNNNNNNNNNNNNNNNNNNNNNNNNNNNNNNNNNNNNNNNNNNNNNNNNNNNNNNNNNNNNNNNNNNNNNNNNNNNNNNNNNNNNNNNNNNNNNNNNNNNNNNNNNNNNNNNNNNNNNNNNNNNNNNNNNNNNNNNNNNNNNNNNNNNNNNNNNNNNNNNNNNNNNNNNNNNNNNNNNNNNNNNNNNNNNNNNNNNNNNNNNNNNNNNNNNNNNNNNNNNNNNNNNNNNNNNNNNNNNNNNNNNNNNNNNNNNNNNNNNNNNNNNNNNNNNNNNNNNNNNNNNNNNNNNNNNNNNNNNNNNNNNNNNNNNNNNNNNNNNNNNNNNNNNNNNNNNNNNNNNNNNNNNNNNNNNNNNNNNNNNNNNNNNNNNNNNNNNNNNNNNNNNNNNNNNNNNNNNNNNNNNNNNNNNNNNNNNNNNNNNNNNNNNNNNNNNNNNNNNNNNNNNNNNNNNNNNNNNNNNNNNNNNNNNNNNNNNNNNNNNNNNNNNNNNNNNNNNNNNNNNNNNNNNNNNNNNNNNNNNNNNNNNNNNNNNNNNNNNNNNNNNNNNNNNNNNNNNNNNNNNNNNNNNNNNNNNNNNNNNNNNNNNNNNNNNNNNNNNNNNNNNNNNNNNNNNNNNNNNNNNNNNNNNNNNNNNNNNNNNNNNNNNNNNNNNNNNNNNNNNNNNNNNNNNNNNNNNNNNNNNNNNNNNNNNNNNNNNNNNNNNNNNNNNNNNNNNNNNNNNNNNNNNNNNNNNNNNNNNNNNNNNNNNNNNNNNNNNNNNNNNNNNNNNNNNNNNNNNNNNNNNNNNNNNNNNNNNNNNNNNNNNNNNNNNNNNNNNNNNNNNNNNNNNNNNNNNNNNNNNNNNNNNNNNNNNNNNNNNNNNNNNNNNNNNNNNNNNNNNNNNNNNNNNNNNNNNNNNNNNNNNNNNNNNNNNNNNNNNNNNNNNNNNNNNNNNNNNNNNNNNNNNNNNNNNNNNNNNNNNNNNNNNNNNNNNNNNNNNNNNNNNNNNNNNNNNNNNNNNNNNNNNNNNNNNNNNNNNNNNNNNNNNNNNNNNNNNNNNNNNNNNNNNNNNNNNNNNNNNNNNNNNNNNNNNNNNNNNNNNNNNNNNNNNNNNNNNNNNNNtttataaatttttaactacaaaataattattcaattttaaatttgataaattttgtcaaaatttcaacttcaaatgcttataaaaaaaatgtgtgcctatgtatttttaatattttacaattgctattgtaacaattatcaggagccttttattaattttttacactttttggcccaatagataaaactttattgatatttatagaaaaaaaaaaactaattaaattggaaactgtaattgtccgtaaacagctcaaaacaaatcaaaatattttcatgtatctatagtcattcgttttaaagttacaccaaaaaccaaaatcaattttctcgaaaatagattttgcgtaaaaattcccgtttttccttaatttttcttttgtttttcacggcgcttttgaaaactattggaaaaattttacttttgaccccccccccaaagtaccaactagattcactttcctatcagaaaaggtactgttgaagaaaatcaaagcacttttactgtcctaaaaggtgatgacagacacaaaaaaaaaaaaaaaattaaaaaaaaaaaaaaaaaaaaaaaaacacacatcattgtaaaatcaatacattcatcgttccactcagaatctaaaattctttGAAGCTATCCCTAAACTGCATTCGttgcaatatttaatattttcatctattATAGTTATCTCTTAAATCTCTAGGAAaaccaatgttaaataaacataatgttatagtttttgtaaaaaaaagtaaaacaaaaatgtatacaatgatttctttacaagtgtttaattttttttttattttaaaaattgaaaaacaaaaatctattaaatacaCAACCAAGAAAAGAGAATGAGGAATTCAAAtgggttttcaaaattaaaatttgacttttggtactgggttaattttttttccgctCATTGGTCTAAACTCTGAATGCACGTAAACACTTCGAAAAAACGATCCGTTTTCAACagccttaataataatttatgatataatctacatacacttataaattataactttcttctagattggaaattttaaaataaagtgataattattaatttcttcaaaatctgcattacctacttattgttTCTGATTCCAACGCAAAACACCTTTCTTAGTTTATAGTTTACCTTCAAtactttttgtaattattaatattattttccaactaattgatgaaaacaatatatacgTGTTTAgttgtaatatttgtttttcatagaaggttatagtaaaaataaaaatatataatattaatttatttattttttgatacaatgaatacacaataataatatgtcaacataAATTTGCCGCCCCTTAAATTGACCATACACTTGCCCCCCCTAAATACGGGCCtgatacaatgatgtgttttattttttttgtgtctgtataaacgataagtagtcgaaataatgcttcaattttcaacttcagtatcttgttagATGGGAAAGTTAGTGCAATGGAGAGGTTAAATTTAAAACTCCCAGTGAATTTCAAAAGCGTcgggaaaaacgaaaaaaaattaagaaaaacggaatttttatattttaattttctatacaccatacaaatttgaaaatattttgactcattttgtgctatttacagacattttcagttttcagttttttagtttttttttctataattgtcaataaaatgttatttgttgcatagaaaagcatgaaaatttaatacaaggctcctaatatattgttactataacagttgaaaaatattaaaaatgcataaccacaattttgtttttacatgcatttaaatttcaaatgttgacaacatttatcaaatttaaaatttaaaatttataaaatgttcaacaatagCTACTAATAGTAGCTATAATAATAGCtaagaattcaaaatgtaaaacaagggtccacgtaaataggttatacataaaaaactttattcacaatattatcatcaaatatatttagtaatatcataggctgactggccgtcttcactcagaattgtatttcttatataatgatattatatcattgaattcaaatttaacattattcatTACAGTGGTCCACTTTTAACCAACTGTAACgcagagcgacacccatttGCCCTTCTTTTTATAAGTggatatacaattataactctgtatagtatatttattattatatttattttccttatcttttatgcattaaatatatttatttataaacaacataatatgagtACCTAATGGTCAAAGTTCCTCCAATAGTCCTCCCTTATTTGTACTGTAAACAATGAGTTTTTTCTTCTGTTGATTATCAcattaacttattagttattatttgaaAGATTAGAGATTGCATttgcgcaaaaaaaaaatttaaaacaaaattaggcATTAGTGATCTATTGATGTACTGTTGTAGCGATACACAAtggtagttatttaaatatctaatacacttaaattattatcagtgtTAATACATTAGTGCAATGTTGTTGAATCAATAATTACCAACAAATATTAACCAGTATAGCTGTATAGGCCCTCAGgttataaaatacctttttaccaagggcaaaatattttcttttttttaaattttttatttagaacttAGGTGTTaggtttaagtttttttaggacattaaaatcatcaataatgattatgataattgatCCTGAAAAAACCAAGGGGAACTGCCCGCCTGCGGACGCCCTTTATACTTAatgcgagtataatataaattataatatatgtataatatacatgaggTAGTACCAATGCGGCTATGCTACAAACGTAAATATGGAACTGCATATATCATAATGTTGTttatattgtacgtgtttagAAATGTGTTTGCACTACAATCAAACCATCCCGATTAGTCTACCCCAATTTGAGAGATTTGATCAGTTACAGTGAATTTGTTGCCAAGCACATAACATATATTAAGTTGGAAGATCCTGTGGCTGTGGTAtgatataatctaatataatatatgtattgtaaataataataatttctaaattatttatttatttttttatgaaaaacttaCTTAAAATAAGTGTGTGGTGTGTCTTATGTTTTATGTAtgcttcataatatattattttcaatacaaaagtacaaaactaTACGATTAGAGTTCTTAAATTGCAGTTTTTGTTTAGACTTTTAGAgcttacattataatactattctcaaatattctataaagcataaactactaaaataaagtaagtaataacattaagtgAACACAGAAAaccaaaactcaaaagtaatgAATACCtcaaacttcaaaataattaaatattcaaattttcagCCTAACAAAATCATGTCTCCTACAACAACAATAGAAATGCAAACTGCTAATTGTTTTGAAATGGCGATACTGTTAGTATCTTTTTTAATTGGTTCTGAGTGCAATGCTTTTGTTGTTTATGGTTATGCCACAGAAATCGTGTGCAATAATGATCTaagaaaagttaagatagacCTGGAagaatatgtatgtattataatatttgatacaacattaattttaacattaatattaatgattgaaGGATTTACAAAAGTCAGATTCCGAAAATATTTCGGAAGATTTAGATGATGCGAATTTATTAGAACCTAATAATGATTTGTGCAGCGAATATGTTAAATATCTAATAGAAgaagaacaaaataaaaccGTGGTCAAAGATGAAGTTAAAGAGGTATACCTATAcgctataggctatattatatcatataaatgttGTAGCTATTTGAAAACAagattgtgtttaatttttatttattttaattaataaatacgaaatattaGATCGAATTTAATGATTCTTCTGATTCATTATTTGGGAAACGAGTGCATGCTTGGGTCATAATTATACCATTGCAAATTGAGGACGAAAATATAAACGAGATCCCATATTTTATTG
This portion of the Acyrthosiphon pisum isolate AL4f chromosome A1, pea_aphid_22Mar2018_4r6ur, whole genome shotgun sequence genome encodes:
- the LOC100159917 gene encoding coiled-coil domain-containing protein lobo-like, with the protein product MDSDSLDWIWGDFNNSPNLAELIEEVEDDNYVLFDSNDDDKSDSSSESSFDNDCSLLIGDKRTALELNEIVSDIKNQYDETLSELDSTTDGELEDDNHKSVDLLYIDALEAVKTNLSDVELEWSNTLYEYTVNEKNVPESYTKTTSIEKQIILYANNFVEQFKIKYPNRRQLVLVLLNECGIQKCVCTTIKPSRLVYPNLRDLISYSEFVAKHITYIKLEDPVAVPNKIMSPTTTIEMQTANCFEMAILLVSFLIGSECNAFVVYGYATEIVCNNDLRKVKIDLEEYDLQKSDSENISEDLDDANLLEPNNDLCSEYVKYLIEEEQNKTVVKDEVKEVYLYAIGYIISYKCCSYLKTRLCLIFIYFN